One stretch of Gemmatimonadales bacterium DNA includes these proteins:
- the purM gene encoding phosphoribosylformylglycinamidine cyclo-ligase → MTGSRYAAAGVDLAAADDAKARIGELVAATRTPLSAGRVGAFGGMVRVPEGMRHPLLVMSTDGVGTKVLVAEAAGVFDTVGEDLVNHSVNDILVHGARAIAFMDYVAGHRLPVDMIEGIVAGIARGCVNHGMALAGGETAQMPGVYPEGTFDLAGTIIGVVEEDAAIHGDAVAAGDVLLAYASTGLHTNGYTLARRVLLDEMGLLLQQTVPELRQTLAEALLAVHRSYVAALAPVLDRIHGMAHITGGGIAGNLSRVLPATCDAVVDPNSWEWPALFRLIGDGGNISESEMRDVFNLGVGMIAVIPADAVAAVESAARAADVPTWRCGAIVAGSGAARFA, encoded by the coding sequence ATGACCGGTTCGAGATACGCAGCGGCGGGCGTGGATCTCGCGGCCGCGGACGACGCCAAGGCGCGGATCGGCGAACTGGTTGCCGCGACGCGGACGCCGCTGTCAGCCGGAAGAGTTGGTGCGTTCGGCGGGATGGTCCGGGTACCCGAGGGGATGCGACACCCACTCCTCGTGATGAGCACGGACGGTGTGGGGACCAAGGTGCTTGTGGCCGAGGCGGCGGGGGTATTCGACACCGTAGGCGAAGACCTGGTGAATCATTCCGTGAACGACATCCTGGTGCACGGGGCGCGGGCGATCGCGTTCATGGATTACGTGGCGGGGCACCGTCTTCCGGTCGACATGATCGAGGGGATTGTTGCCGGCATCGCGCGCGGGTGCGTCAATCATGGTATGGCGCTCGCCGGTGGAGAAACCGCCCAGATGCCTGGAGTCTATCCGGAGGGAACGTTCGATCTCGCCGGGACGATCATCGGCGTGGTGGAGGAAGACGCCGCTATTCATGGCGACGCCGTCGCGGCCGGCGACGTACTTCTCGCGTATGCATCAACGGGACTGCATACCAACGGCTATACGCTGGCGCGCCGCGTGCTGCTCGACGAGATGGGACTCCTCCTCCAGCAGACCGTTCCCGAGTTGCGGCAGACATTGGCCGAGGCGCTTCTTGCCGTGCATCGCAGCTACGTCGCGGCGCTTGCGCCGGTGCTCGACCGGATCCACGGGATGGCGCACATCACCGGCGGCGGCATTGCGGGGAATCTGTCGCGGGTTCTTCCGGCGACGTGCGATGCCGTCGTGGACCCCAACTCGTGGGAGTGGCCGGCGTTGTTCCGTCTCATCGGGGACGGCGGCAACATCAGTGAATCCGAAATGCGTGATGTCTTCAATCTCGGAGTGGGGATGATCGCCGTCATTCCGGCCGATGCAGTCGCGGCGGTGGAATCCGCTGCGCGAGCTGCGGACGTCCCGACCTGGCGATGCGGAGCGATCGTCGCCGGTTCCGGTGCCGCGAGGTTTGCGTGA
- a CDS encoding PfkB family carbohydrate kinase, with protein sequence MTLLVVGSVALDSIFTPFGSTADALGGSAVHFAVAASLLHPVRVVGVVGDDYPMHELDRLAGRGIDWSGVERAPGESFRWKGKYSYDLQSRETLETRLGVFADFRPKLPEGAEHARFVFLGNIDPVLQLGVLEQVQSPVFCACDTMNYWIQSKRDDLLALLARVDMLMVNDSEARELSGDWNIHRAGRWILDRGPKRVVIKQGEYGALLIDRSQTFHIPAFPLEEVFDPTGAGDAFAGGFMGYLARAGAVDTEHLRRAMVYGSAMGSYSVAGFGVRGFEGIEVAAVESRVREFVELTRIPAGSDG encoded by the coding sequence ATGACGCTGCTCGTCGTGGGGAGTGTCGCACTCGACTCGATCTTCACGCCGTTCGGTTCCACCGCCGATGCCCTCGGCGGGTCCGCGGTCCATTTCGCGGTCGCAGCGTCGTTGCTGCACCCGGTTCGAGTGGTCGGCGTCGTCGGCGACGATTATCCGATGCACGAACTCGATCGTCTCGCCGGTCGGGGCATCGACTGGAGCGGCGTCGAGCGCGCCCCCGGCGAGTCGTTCCGGTGGAAGGGGAAATATTCCTACGACCTGCAGAGCCGGGAAACGCTGGAGACTCGCCTCGGCGTCTTTGCCGACTTTCGTCCCAAGCTCCCCGAGGGAGCGGAGCACGCCAGGTTCGTCTTCCTCGGCAATATCGATCCGGTCCTGCAGCTCGGCGTGCTGGAGCAGGTGCAGTCGCCGGTCTTCTGCGCGTGCGACACGATGAACTACTGGATCCAGTCGAAGCGCGATGATCTCCTCGCCCTCCTCGCGCGCGTCGACATGCTGATGGTCAACGATTCGGAGGCGCGCGAACTCTCCGGCGACTGGAATATCCATCGCGCGGGGCGCTGGATTCTCGATCGCGGACCGAAACGGGTGGTGATCAAGCAGGGCGAATACGGCGCGCTGCTGATCGATCGCAGCCAGACCTTTCACATCCCGGCATTTCCGCTCGAAGAGGTCTTCGATCCGACCGGTGCAGGCGATGCGTTCGCCGGCGGATTCATGGGATATCTCGCGCGAGCGGGAGCGGTCGATACCGAGCACCTGCGTCGGGCGATGGTGTACGGCTCGGCGATGGGGTCGTACTCTGTCGCCGGGTTCGGCGTGCGCGGATTCGAAGGGATCGAGGTCGCGGCGGTCGAATCGCGGGTCCGTGAATTCGTCGAACTGACCAGGATTCCTGCGGGGAGCGACGGATGA